CGAACACCAGATAATACTTGAGATCCAGCATCACCCGGGCAAAACCACGCAAACCGGCCTGCTCCAGCGATACTTCGCAATGATAACCACGCTGCTGAAAATCGACCTCCTGGGCGGTTGCCGGCAGGTCGCGAAGCGCGTTGGCAAACTGTTCAGTTTGGTGCATCGGACACTTTCCTCTGCGGGAACGGATGCCGTACCCCGGTAATCTTCTCCTGCAGTTTGAGAATCCCTTCCAGCAAACCTTCCGGCCGTGGTGGACAGCCGGGAACATAGACATCCACCGGGATCAGCCGGTCAACCCCCTCAATAACGTTATAATTCTCCTCAACGGCGAACGGACCGCCTGAGATGGCGCAGTTGCCCATGGCAATGACGTACTTGGGCGCCGGCATCTGCTCATAAAGGGTCATCACCACCGGAGCCATCTTCTTATTCACCGTACCGGCGACAATCATCAGGTCAGACTGGCGGGG
The nucleotide sequence above comes from Candidatus Anaeroferrophillus wilburensis. Encoded proteins:
- a CDS encoding NADH-quinone oxidoreductase subunit B, with translation MIENDPGPVVRAPIIEKVLDICRANSLWPMTFGLACCAIEMMGLGMARFDIARYGSEVFRPSPRQSDLMIVAGTVNKKMAPVVMTLYEQMPAPKYVIAMGNCAISGGPFAVEENYNVIEGVDRLIPVDVYVPGCPPRPEGLLEGILKLQEKITGVRHPFPQRKVSDAPN